In Drosophila santomea strain STO CAGO 1482 chromosome 2L, Prin_Dsan_1.1, whole genome shotgun sequence, a single window of DNA contains:
- the LOC120451662 gene encoding protein arginine N-methyltransferase 1, with protein MLEDFATDDLEINEEYSNAHQNSEDRRRQEAHYFKLYSRIEIHEWQLKDLVQMKAYREAIQDNEFFRHKIVLDVGCGMGVLSVFAAKAAAKKVLAVDAATISDYAQQVAQDNGFGNVITVIRGKVEDIELPDDIDKVDIIVCDWMGHCLFSGNMLESVIFARDKWLSAEGHIYPDTAQLYLAAIKGRDQDLGYWHDVHGFDLSAIRRRCESKAVVEHVTGDQLMSRVCLVKSLDLYTERRQSAKFRSLFELKVMRNGWVHALVAYFDVGFSKSTQRISFSTSPCAPWTHWNQTVFYLETPLPVRAGEYIKGVFTMKASEESIFDMEFDIYVDFDGREKSVTIHQSFVLSNPLTLC; from the exons GGAGATCAATGAAGAGTACAGCAATGCCCATCAGAACAGCGAGGATCGCCGTAGACAGGAGGCACATTATTTCAAACTTTATAGCCGCATCGAGATACACGAATGGCAGTTGAAGGACTTGGTGCAAATGAAAGCCTATCGCGAGGCTATTCAGGACAACGAGTTCTTTAGGCACAAG ATCGTGCTGGATGTGGGCTGCGGCATGGGCGTTCTTTCGGTGTTTGCAGCCAAGGCGGCTGCCAAAAAGGTCCTGGCCGTAGATGCGGCCACCATTTCTGACTATGCCCAACAGGTAGCCCAGGATAATGGATTCGGCAATGTTATAACGGTGATCCGCGGAAAAGTGGAGGACATTGAACTGCCCGATGACATCGACAAGGTGGATATTATAGTGTGCGACTGGATGGG CCACTGCCTGTTTTCTGGCAATATGCTGGAGTCGGTGATATTTGCGCGGGACAAGTGGCTGTCCGCCGAGGGCCACATCTATCCGGATACGGCGCAGCTTTATCTGGCGGCCATCAAGGGACGGGACCAGGATCTTGGTTACTGGCACGATGTGCACGGCTTCGACCTGTCGGCCATCCGGCGCAGATGCGAGTCCAAGGCGGTGGTGGAGCACGTGACCGGTGACCAGCTGATGAGCAGGGTGTGCCTGGTCAAATCGCTGGATCTGTACACCGAGCGCCGGCAATCCGCCAAATTTCGTTCGCTCTTCGAGCTGAAGGTCATGCGAAATGGCTGGGTTCACGCCCTGGTGGCCTACTTCGATGTCGGATTCAGCAAGAGCACCCAAAGGATCAGCTTCAGCACATCGCCGTGTGCACCGTGGACACACTGGAACCAAACGGTCTTCTACCTGGAGACGCCACTGCCAGTGAGGGCAGGTGAGTACATCAAGGGCGTGTTCACCATGAAGGCCAGCGAGGAGAGCATCTTCGACATGGAGTTCGACATCTATGTGGACTTCGATGGCAGGGAGAAGTCGGTTACCATCCATCAGTCCTTTGTGCTCTCCAATCCCCTCACGCTGTGTTGA